A genomic segment from Capra hircus breed San Clemente chromosome 7, ASM170441v1, whole genome shotgun sequence encodes:
- the LOC102183231 gene encoding LOW QUALITY PROTEIN: olfactory receptor 7E24-like (The sequence of the model RefSeq protein was modified relative to this genomic sequence to represent the inferred CDS: inserted 1 base in 1 codon) has protein sequence MYLVTMLGNLLIILAITSDPHLHTPMYFFLSNLSLADIGFVSTTVPKMIVNILTHSRVISYGGCLTQMSSFIFFGCMDGMLLSMMSYDRFVAICHPLHYLVIMNPHLCFSLVLVSFLXSLMDSQVHNLIVLQLTCFKDVEISNYFCDPSLLLKLACSDTFTNNIILYFTGAIFAFVLFSGIFFSYYKILSSILRVPSSGGRYKAFSTCGSHLTVVCLYYGTGLGVYLSSAISQSPRKDSLASVMYTVVTPMLNPFIYSLRNRDIKRALCRFLNKTV, from the exons ATGTACCTGGTCACCATGTTGGGGAACCTGCTCATCATCCTGGCCATCACCTCTgacccccacctccacacccccatgtacttcttcctctccaacctCTCCTTGGCTGACATTGGTTTTGTCTCTACCACAGTCCCCAAGATGATTGTGAACATCCTAACTCATAGCAGAGTCATCTCCTATGGGGGCTGCCTGACACAGAtgtcttcttttatattttttggatGTATGGATGGTATGCTTCTGTCTATGATGTCCTATGACAGGTTTGTGGCCATCTGTCACCCACTGCACTACCTGGTCATCATGAACCCACACCTCTGTTTCTCTTTAGTTTTGGTGTCTTTTT GTAGCCTTATGGACTCCCAGGTACACAATTTGATTGTGCTACAACTTACCTGCTTCAAAGATGTAGAAATTTCCAATTACTTCTGTGACCCTTCTCTGCTCCTTAAGCTTGCCTGTTCTGACACTTTCACCAATAATATAATCCTGTATTTTACTGGTGCCATTTTTGCTTTTGTCCTTTTCTCAGGGATCTTTTTCTCTTATTATAAAATTCTTTCCTCCATTTTGAGAGTCCCATCATCAGGTGGGAGGTATAAAGCATTCTCCACCTGTGGCTCTCACCTGACAGTTGTTTGCTTATATTATGGAACAGGCCTTGGTGTGTACCTCAGCTCAGCCATCTCACAGTCTCCCAGGAAGGATTCACTGGCCTCAGTTATGTACACTGTGGTcacccccatgctgaaccccttcatctacagcctgaggaacCGAGACATCAAAAGGGCCTTGTGCAGATTCCTCAACAAAACAGTCTAA